The proteins below come from a single Cannabis sativa cultivar Pink pepper isolate KNU-18-1 chromosome 3, ASM2916894v1, whole genome shotgun sequence genomic window:
- the LOC115709119 gene encoding microtubule-associated protein RP/EB family member 1B isoform X2, which translates to MATNIGMMDSAYFVGRNEILTWINNRLQLNLSRIEEAASGAVQCQMIDMTYPGVVPMHKVNFDAKTEYDMIQNYKVLQEVFNKLKIEKHLEVNRLVKGRPLDNLEFLQWLKRYCDSVNGGIMNENYNPVERRVKGGKERNSKGSQKNSKSLQTNNMHNSSSGPKQGKTYPASAAADSSNQIEALSSEITDLKLSVDVLEKERDFYFAKLRDIEILCQGSELEDIPMAVAVKKILYAVDAKESALSEAQEYLYQAMNAGEPEPEETEEEKENDL; encoded by the exons ATGGCGACGAATATTGGGATGATGGACAGTGCTTACTTCGTTGGGAGGAATGAGATACTTACATGGATCAACAATCGGCTTCAACTCAATCTTTCTCGGATTGAAGAG GCTGCATCTGGTGCTGTGCAATGTCAGATGATTGACATGACTTATCCAGGAGTTGTTCCAATGCACAAG GTCAATTTCGATGCAAAGACAGAATATGATATGATTCAAAACTATAAGGTCTTGCAGGAAGTATTCAATAAGCTGAAAATTGAAAAG CACCTTGAAGTCAACAGACTTGTTAAAGGCAGGCCTTTGGACAACTTGGAGTTCTTACAATGGCTTAAGCGCTACTGTGATTCTGTAAATGGTGGCATTATGAATGA GAATTATAATCCTGTTGAACGGAGAGTCAAGGGTGGGAAAGAACGGAATAGCAAAGGTTCACAGAAGAATTCAAAATCACTGCAAACGAATAACATGCATAACTCCAGCTCAG GACCAAAGCAAGGGAAAACCTATCCAGCATCAGCTGCTGCTGATTCTTCCAATCAAATTGAGGCTTTATCCAGCGAG ATTACTGATCTGAAACTCTCTGTCGACGTTTTGGAGAAGGAAAGAGATTTTTACTTCGCAAAACTAAGGGATATAGAAATACTTTGTCAGGGTTCAGAATTGGAGGATATCCCG ATGGCAGTAGCAGTAAAGAAGATCCTCTATGCTGTTGATGCAAAAGAATCTGCTCTATCTGAGGCTCAGGAGTACCTTTACCAGGCTATGAATGCTGGTGAACCTGAACCTGAAGAAAcagaagaagaaaaggaaaatGATCTTTAA
- the LOC115709119 gene encoding microtubule-associated protein RP/EB family member 1A isoform X1, translating into MATNIGMMDSAYFVGRNEILTWINNRLQLNLSRIEEAASGAVQCQMIDMTYPGVVPMHKVNFDAKTEYDMIQNYKVLQEVFNKLKIEKHLEVNRLVKGRPLDNLEFLQWLKRYCDSVNGGIMNENYNPVERRVKGGKERNSKGSQKNSKSLQTNNMHNSSSGDAAGLRTSGPKQGKTYPASAAADSSNQIEALSSEITDLKLSVDVLEKERDFYFAKLRDIEILCQGSELEDIPMAVAVKKILYAVDAKESALSEAQEYLYQAMNAGEPEPEETEEEKENDL; encoded by the exons ATGGCGACGAATATTGGGATGATGGACAGTGCTTACTTCGTTGGGAGGAATGAGATACTTACATGGATCAACAATCGGCTTCAACTCAATCTTTCTCGGATTGAAGAG GCTGCATCTGGTGCTGTGCAATGTCAGATGATTGACATGACTTATCCAGGAGTTGTTCCAATGCACAAG GTCAATTTCGATGCAAAGACAGAATATGATATGATTCAAAACTATAAGGTCTTGCAGGAAGTATTCAATAAGCTGAAAATTGAAAAG CACCTTGAAGTCAACAGACTTGTTAAAGGCAGGCCTTTGGACAACTTGGAGTTCTTACAATGGCTTAAGCGCTACTGTGATTCTGTAAATGGTGGCATTATGAATGA GAATTATAATCCTGTTGAACGGAGAGTCAAGGGTGGGAAAGAACGGAATAGCAAAGGTTCACAGAAGAATTCAAAATCACTGCAAACGAATAACATGCATAACTCCAGCTCAGGTGACGCTGCTGGCCTGAGAACCTCTG GACCAAAGCAAGGGAAAACCTATCCAGCATCAGCTGCTGCTGATTCTTCCAATCAAATTGAGGCTTTATCCAGCGAG ATTACTGATCTGAAACTCTCTGTCGACGTTTTGGAGAAGGAAAGAGATTTTTACTTCGCAAAACTAAGGGATATAGAAATACTTTGTCAGGGTTCAGAATTGGAGGATATCCCG ATGGCAGTAGCAGTAAAGAAGATCCTCTATGCTGTTGATGCAAAAGAATCTGCTCTATCTGAGGCTCAGGAGTACCTTTACCAGGCTATGAATGCTGGTGAACCTGAACCTGAAGAAAcagaagaagaaaaggaaaatGATCTTTAA
- the LOC115709118 gene encoding PH, RCC1 and FYVE domains-containing protein 1, protein MADLQRNQYIFDKDTSQAIIALKKGAHLLKFGRRGSPKFCPFRLSNDEKLLIWYRGKHEKHLKLSQVSKIIPGQRTAVFQRYPQPEKEYQSFSLIYSNRSLDLICKDKDEAEVWLAALRALISRDNRHWCSETRSESGTIDGPCIPTQRKSTSDLSCSRNDISDKDVEGSQPILVPYENSSQNSLGKAFAEVFSCTASGKGYNRAESFAKHISLLSPDGLDDTQSSTSATDTFRSSESSAFSSSSKGSFYEDIDNFNDVYIWGEGIGDGLLGGGIHRIGTTAVRMDALLPKTLESTAVLDPYDIACGRQHAMLITKQKQLFSWGEGSGGKLGHGVEEDVSHPKLIDGLGGSKIELVACGELHTCAVTVSGDLYTWGDGARDFGILGHGNETSHWIPKKLIGQDSAQVSFISSGPWHTAFVTSAGQLFTFGDGTFGALGHGDRHSTAVPREVETLKGLRTVRTSCGVWHTAAVVEVSTGTSSGCNSNVSGKLFTWGDGDKGQLGHGDKIHRLSPSRVTVLDKANFCQVACGHVITIALTTSGQVYTMGSADFGQSCIHESAYKVPIKVEGNIKNRCIEEIACGSHHVAVLSSKAEVYTWGMGRNGQLGHGDKEDKKNPTLVKALKDKQVKKVVCGSNFTAVICLHEWMSGADHSICSGCRNPFGFRRKRHHCYNCGLVFCKACSSNKSVKAALAPNTMKPYHVCDDCFTKLMRVTEFGSNSSRSLSRNISAVSEKGTPNHGPFHRRPASFDSSKLALSPQTNKGTFSPISNECFSSESVTTFEKPKARSPFIPRPRLVLREKALASRRSSPAYLESITSTLTSHDHSESTIDVSNQKEESISQEINILRAQVEDLTCKSENLEAELKRTSRQLRDATVTAQEEAEKTKVAKGVIRSLAAKLKNLAKKVMSHRHIAS, encoded by the exons ATGGCTGATTTGCAGAGGAatcaatatatttttgataAGGATACCTCACAG GCCATTATAGCCCTGAAGAAAGGGGCACATTTGCTGAAGTTTGGGCGTAGGGGAAGTCCAAAATTTTGCCCCTTCCGGCTTTCTAAT GATGAGAAATTGTTGATATGGTACCGCGGGAAACATGAGAAACATCTTAAGCTAAGTCAAGTCTCAAAAATAATACCCGGACAGCGTACT GCTGTATTTCAGCGCTATCCTCAGCCGGAGAAAGAATATCAATCATTTTCTCTGATATACAGTAACAGGTCCTTGGACTTG ATATGCAAGGACAAGGATGAAGCTGAAGTCTGGCTTGCTGCTCTGAGGGCCTTGATTTCTCGGGATAACAGACATTGGTGTAGTGAAACAAGAAGCGAAAGTGGAACAATAGATGGCCCATGTATCCCTACACAAAGAAAATCAACATCAGACCTGTCATGCAGTAGAAATGATATAAGTGACAAG GATGTAGAAGGCAGTCAACCAATTTTGGTTCCGTATGAGAATTCTTCTCAGAATAGTTTGGGAAAGGCATTTGCCGAGGTCTTCTCATGCACTGCATCAGGGAAGGGATACAACAGAGCTGAGTCATTTGCAAAACATATCAGCTTGTTATCGCCTGATGGGTTAGATGATACACAAAGTAGCACTTCAGCTACTGATACTTTTCGAAGTAGTGAATCCAGTGCCTTTAGTTCATCCAGCAAGGGATCCTTTTATGAAGACATTGATAACTTCAATGATGTTTACATTTGGGGTGAAGGAATTGGTGATGGGCTGTTGGGTGGTGGCATCCACAGAATCGGTACTACGGCGGTCAGAATGGATGCTTTGCTTCCAAAGACTCTGGAATCTACTGCTGTGCTTGATCCTTATGATATTGCTTGTGGGAGACAGCACGCCATGTTAATTACCAAGCAGAAGCAGCTGTTTAGTTGGGGTGAGGGTTCAGGTGGCAAACTTGGACATGGAGTAGAGGAAGATGTTTCTCATCCAAAGCTCATTGATGGTCTTGGTGGATCAAAGATTGAGCTAGTAGCTTGTGGGGAACTTCACACCTGTGCTGTAACAGTTTCAGGAGATTTATACACTTGGGGAGATGGTGCTCGTGATTTTGGTATTCTCGGGCATGGAAATGAAACCAGTCATTGGATACCAAAAAAACTCATTGGCCAGGACTCTGCTCAAGTGTCATTTATCTCTTCTGGACCTTGGCATACAGCTTTTGTTACGTCAGCAGGTCAGTTGTTTACATTTGGTGATGGAACTTTTGGTGCCCTTGGACATGGTGATCGTCACAGCACAGCCGTCCCTAGGGAAGTAGAAACTTTGAAAGGACTGCGAACTGTGAGGACATCTTGTGGTGTTTGGCACACTGCTGCGGTGGTTGAAGTTTCTACTGGAACTTCTTCTGGTTGTAATAGTAACGTTTCTGGGAAACTGTTTACTTGGGGAGATGGGGATAAAGGCCAACTTGGGCATGGTGATAAAATACATAGACTCTCTCCATCTCGTGTAACTGTGTTAGATAAAGCAAACTTCTGTCAAGTGGCTTGTGGTCATGTCATAACCATCGCTCTAACTACCTCAGGACAAGTTTATACAATGGGAAGTGCTGATTTTGGGCAATCTTGTATTCATGAGAGTGCTTACAAGGTTCCTATTAAGGTAGAAGGTAATATCAAAAACAGATGCATCGAAGAGATAGCTTGTGGTTCTCATCATGTTGCAGTTTTGAGCTCTAAAGCAGAGGTTTACACTTGGGGAATGGGAAGAAATGGTCAACTAGGCCATGGAGACAAAGAAGACAAGAAGAATCCTACACTTGTTAAAGCTTTAAAAGATAAACAAGTAAAGAAAGTGGTATGCGGCTCCAATTTTACGGCTGTCATCTGTCTTCATGAGTGGATGTCTGGTGCTGACCATTCCATATGTTCAGGTTGCCGCAATCCATTTGGCTTTAGAAGAAAGCGACATCACTGCTACAATTGTGGCCTTGTGTTCTGTAAAGCATGCAGCAGTAACAAGTCTGTAAAAGCCGCTTTGGCTCCTAATACTATGAAACCTTATCATGTCTGTGATGATTGCTTTACCAAATTAATGAGGGTCACTGAATTTGGGTCAAATTCAAGCAGAAGTCTGTCTCGGAATATTAGTGCTGTTTCTGAGAAAGGAACTCCAAACCATGGACCTTTTCATCGGCGCCCTGCTTCTTTTGACTCATCTAAACTGGCTCTTAGCCCACAGACCAACAAAGGAACTTTCAGTCCCATTTCAAATGAATGTTTCAGCAGTGAATCAGTCACAACATTTGAAAAACCAAAGGCACGCTCTCCTTTTATTCCTAGACCGAGATTGGTTCTTCGAGAAAAAGCTCTTGCTTCAAGAAGATCAAGTCCAGCTTATTTAGAGTCAATTACTTCAACCCTTACTAGTCATGATCATTCAGAAAGCACTATTGATGTCTCAAACCAAAAAGAAGAGAGTATCTCTCaggaaataaatatattaagggCACAG GTAGAAGACCTTACCTGCAAATCTGAAAATTTAGAAGCAGAACTGAAAAGGACATCAAGGCAGCTGAGAGATGCAACAGTGACAGCTCAGGAGGAAGCTGAGAAAACCAAAGTTGCAAAAGGAGTGATTAGATCTCTTGCTGCCAAG CTGAAGAACTTGGCTAAAAAG GTTATGAGCCATAGGCACATAGCAAGTTGA